From the genome of Armatimonadota bacterium, one region includes:
- a CDS encoding restriction endonuclease encodes MALPAPSGKVKISYEQFLEQIDEDTLAEWVDGEVVYLSPARLEHQDIAGFLNALIRAFVQRHELGRVVSAPFQMRLLRSERGREPDLIFVANQNLHRLHDTHLEGGADLVVEITSPESLLRDRGEKYAEYELEGIPEYWIINPDERRVDFFVLGADGRYERRREDAEGVYHSEVLKGLRLPVRWLWERPPLHEAISQFDNP; translated from the coding sequence ATGGCACTGCCTGCACCGTCGGGAAAGGTGAAAATCAGTTATGAGCAGTTCTTAGAACAGATAGACGAAGACACGCTCGCGGAGTGGGTGGACGGGGAGGTGGTCTATTTGTCGCCTGCAAGACTAGAGCATCAGGACATCGCGGGCTTTCTCAACGCACTGATTCGTGCTTTTGTGCAGCGGCACGAATTGGGACGTGTGGTCTCCGCCCCTTTCCAGATGCGTTTATTGCGCAGCGAGCGCGGGCGTGAACCCGACCTGATTTTCGTCGCCAACCAGAACCTGCATCGTTTGCATGACACCCACCTGGAAGGTGGTGCAGACCTGGTGGTGGAGATTACCTCCCCCGAAAGCCTGCTGCGTGACCGGGGTGAAAAGTATGCCGAATACGAACTGGAAGGCATTCCCGAATACTGGATTATCAATCCCGACGAGCGACGGGTGGACTTTTTCGTGCTGGGAGCGGACGGTCGTTACGAGCGCCGACGCGAGGATGCAGAGGGCGTATACCACAGCGAGGTGCTTAAGGGTTTGCGATTACCTGTGC
- a CDS encoding hydrolase, which yields MTERLWAPWRMQYVSSAREQPEECLFCARAKESCSAESLVLWRSTHAFIILNAFPYTNGHLMVAPVRHTADMNDLSDEELLEVMRLVRESVNLLQEAYRPDGFNIGVNLGRAAGAGIVDHIHWHIVPRWNGDTNFMPVLADVRVIPDSLENTYAKLCEVLKRRDGNGPDP from the coding sequence ATGACTGAACGTCTGTGGGCACCGTGGAGGATGCAATATGTCTCTTCCGCGCGGGAGCAGCCGGAAGAGTGCCTCTTTTGCGCGAGAGCAAAGGAATCCTGCTCTGCCGAGAGCCTGGTGCTGTGGCGGAGCACACATGCCTTTATCATACTCAACGCGTTTCCCTACACCAATGGTCATCTGATGGTAGCTCCGGTGCGCCATACCGCCGACATGAACGACCTTTCCGATGAAGAGCTCCTAGAGGTGATGCGTCTGGTACGCGAAAGCGTCAACCTGTTGCAGGAGGCGTACCGTCCGGACGGCTTTAACATCGGCGTGAACCTTGGCAGAGCAGCTGGGGCGGGCATCGTAGACCACATTCACTGGCACATCGTGCCGCGATGGAATGGCGACACTAACTTTATGCCGGTGCTGGCAGACGTGCGTGTCATACCCGATAGTCTGGAAAACACCTACGCGAAACTCTGTGAAGTGCTGAAACGGCGTGATGGAAATGGACCTGACCCTTGA
- a CDS encoding uracil-DNA glycosylase has protein sequence MEMDLTLDLWGVENPEEELEKVRQQALQCTACRLAETRTHVVFGEGNPRAPLVFVGEGPGEHEDATGRPFVGRAGALLDQALRENGLSRKHVYICNVIKCRASVVENGRVRNRPPYADEIAACHPWLDKQLTIIQPLVIVCLGAPAANTLIHKNFKMTQERGIWFPCNYARYAMATLHPAYILRQEGESYQQNYRLLVQDIAAARQKVIEAKKEPKTTLF, from the coding sequence ATGGAAATGGACCTGACCCTTGACCTGTGGGGAGTGGAAAACCCCGAAGAAGAACTGGAGAAGGTGCGTCAGCAGGCGTTACAATGCACTGCCTGCCGTTTGGCGGAAACGCGAACGCACGTCGTTTTCGGTGAGGGTAATCCACGCGCGCCGCTGGTGTTTGTCGGCGAGGGACCGGGTGAACACGAAGATGCCACTGGACGCCCCTTCGTCGGGCGAGCAGGCGCACTGCTGGACCAGGCGCTGCGCGAAAACGGTCTGAGCCGAAAGCATGTGTACATCTGCAACGTGATTAAATGCCGCGCCTCGGTGGTGGAAAACGGGCGCGTGCGTAACCGTCCTCCGTACGCGGATGAAATCGCCGCCTGCCATCCCTGGCTGGATAAGCAGCTGACTATTATTCAGCCGCTGGTGATTGTCTGTCTGGGCGCGCCAGCCGCCAATACCCTTATCCACAAGAACTTCAAGATGACCCAGGAGCGAGGCATCTGGTTCCCCTGCAACTACGCGCGCTACGCGATGGCAACACTTCACCCAGCATACATCCTCCGGCAAGAGGGGGAGAGCTACCAGCAGAACTACCGCCTGCTCGTTCAGGACATCGCCGCCGCACGACAGAAGGTGATTGAAGCCAAAAAGGAACCCAAAACCACCCTGTTTTAG
- a CDS encoding VWA domain-containing protein has translation MDATQRIDPLGAQPTQQISPTSDRTQQVATGVPTVMGVPTRALQMECILGREVGNAYGGREHLLVEITGTSAGIGRRLPLNLCLVIDRSGSMEGEPIDYVKRACGYVVDLLDQNDILSIITFSDSVDVVMPARRVVNKTLIKEHIQRIEIGNTTNLYDGMLVGCQQVAAVMSEQVLTRVLVFTDGEPTSGIKDFASIVQLAAEQKARGITITVLGFGPEFNEELLAGIARRSGGNYYYIQRPELIPEVFRRELELLMTVVAKNVRLILTLPRFTQIRQVYGAQPNLQGRVVEIPQVDIERGAVVTQLVEMDLQMRPPGRYRVAKVALAYDDTITGRVERIEADAVMEFTQDVSRIPQSINPRVQREIEIQQLSRNLERTVMGLKTQQLSAAEARQELERTMAMLTRQGRLQEAQEIRQALAALGSDDTVVEKTLMGTAYSLEVGKSKQP, from the coding sequence ATGGATGCAACGCAGCGCATAGACCCGTTGGGGGCACAACCGACGCAACAGATCTCTCCGACCTCTGACCGCACCCAGCAGGTGGCAACGGGGGTTCCCACTGTAATGGGCGTGCCTACGCGTGCCTTACAGATGGAGTGTATTTTAGGACGTGAGGTGGGCAATGCCTACGGTGGGCGCGAACACCTGCTGGTGGAAATCACCGGTACCAGCGCAGGCATCGGCAGGAGGCTACCGCTGAATCTGTGTCTGGTGATTGACCGCAGCGGTTCGATGGAGGGCGAGCCGATTGACTACGTGAAACGCGCCTGCGGGTACGTGGTAGACCTGCTGGACCAGAACGACATCCTCTCTATCATCACTTTCTCGGATAGCGTGGACGTGGTGATGCCCGCGCGCCGCGTAGTGAACAAGACGCTCATCAAAGAGCACATCCAGCGCATCGAAATCGGCAACACCACTAACCTCTATGATGGGATGCTGGTCGGCTGTCAGCAGGTGGCGGCGGTGATGAGCGAGCAGGTACTCACGCGCGTGCTGGTGTTCACCGACGGCGAGCCGACGTCTGGCATTAAGGATTTCGCCTCTATCGTGCAGTTGGCGGCGGAACAGAAAGCGCGTGGCATCACCATCACCGTGCTGGGCTTCGGTCCCGAGTTCAATGAGGAGTTGCTGGCGGGTATCGCACGGCGCAGTGGGGGCAATTACTACTACATCCAGCGTCCTGAACTCATCCCCGAGGTGTTCCGCAGGGAGCTGGAACTTCTCATGACCGTTGTGGCGAAAAACGTGCGGCTGATTCTCACTCTGCCTCGCTTCACGCAGATTCGGCAGGTGTACGGGGCACAGCCCAACCTGCAAGGCAGGGTGGTGGAGATTCCGCAGGTAGACATCGAGCGGGGTGCGGTGGTCACGCAGCTGGTGGAGATGGACCTGCAGATGCGTCCGCCGGGCAGATACCGTGTGGCGAAGGTCGCGCTGGCATACGATGACACTATCACCGGTAGGGTAGAGCGCATTGAGGCAGATGCGGTGATGGAGTTCACGCAGGATGTATCTCGCATCCCGCAGAGCATCAACCCGCGCGTGCAGCGCGAGATAGAGATACAGCAACTGTCGCGTAATCTAGAGCGCACCGTGATGGGCTTAAAGACGCAGCAACTCTCCGCCGCTGAGGCGCGCCAGGAGCTGGAGCGCACGATGGCGATGCTCACCCGGCAGGGCAGGCTACAGGAAGCACAGGAGATACGGCAGGCTCTCGCCGCGCTTGGCTCCGATGACACGGTGGTGGAGAAAACGCTAATGGGAACCGCTTACTCGCTGGAGGTGGGAAAGAGTAAACAGCCATGA
- a CDS encoding oxidoreductase has translation MSTRVAVVGYGMGKYHCSDISKTPGLQLYAVCDIDPERRKAAQEDWGVKTFASYEEVLADEKVDLVVLVTPHDTHAPMAIAALEAGKHVVTEKVMCLNVAEADAMIAAAKKAGKILSVFQNRRWDSDYVTVKYVIEQGMLGEVFQVASCVDGYGQPGGWRAHKKHGGGMLYDWGAHLTDQMVQLAKSDPDTVFAQIESRVWNVDVDTFAKVMIRFKNGLVGEIEVGCISWIARPRWHVRGEKGALLLEGWDDQFRLRTEVNGIKTEMRFDKIPSSWQSYYQNISAVLNEGAELAVKPEEVRKAIQIIEAAFRSAETGKAVKV, from the coding sequence ATGAGCACCAGAGTAGCAGTAGTAGGCTACGGCATGGGCAAATACCATTGCTCGGACATTAGCAAAACACCCGGTCTGCAGCTATACGCTGTATGCGACATCGACCCTGAGAGGCGCAAGGCGGCGCAGGAGGACTGGGGCGTGAAAACCTTTGCCAGCTACGAAGAGGTGCTGGCAGATGAAAAGGTGGATTTGGTGGTTCTGGTAACACCGCATGATACCCACGCGCCGATGGCGATTGCTGCACTGGAGGCGGGTAAGCACGTAGTTACCGAGAAAGTGATGTGCCTGAACGTGGCAGAAGCGGACGCGATGATTGCCGCGGCGAAGAAAGCGGGCAAAATACTCTCCGTGTTCCAGAACCGCCGCTGGGACAGCGATTACGTCACGGTGAAATACGTTATCGAACAGGGAATGCTGGGCGAGGTCTTCCAGGTTGCCAGCTGCGTGGATGGTTATGGTCAGCCCGGAGGATGGCGTGCTCATAAGAAGCATGGGGGCGGGATGTTATACGACTGGGGCGCACACCTTACCGACCAGATGGTGCAGCTGGCGAAAAGCGACCCCGATACCGTGTTCGCCCAGATAGAAAGCCGCGTGTGGAACGTGGATGTAGATACCTTCGCGAAGGTGATGATACGCTTTAAGAACGGGCTGGTGGGCGAGATAGAAGTGGGGTGTATCTCGTGGATAGCCCGCCCGCGCTGGCACGTGCGCGGCGAGAAAGGCGCGCTGTTGCTGGAAGGCTGGGATGACCAGTTCCGTTTGCGCACTGAGGTCAACGGTATCAAGACCGAAATGCGCTTTGACAAGATCCCCTCCTCTTGGCAGAGCTACTACCAGAACATCTCCGCCGTGCTGAACGAGGGCGCAGAACTGGCGGTCAAACCGGAAGAGGTGCGCAAGGCTATCCAGATCATCGAGGCAGCGTTCCGCTCTGCGGAGACAGGAAAGGCGGTGAAGGTATAA
- a CDS encoding cytidine deaminase: MNIESLRDKLLAAAQEARHRAYAPYSGYTVGASVCSEDGRIFTGANVENASYGLSICAERVALFRAANEGARRIVAVAVVTRDGGTPCGACRQVLSEFADGDAVVWCASEETVVEEYHLSDLLPFAFHLPSQPSGEDELIMGGM; encoded by the coding sequence GTGAATATCGAATCCCTGCGGGACAAGTTACTGGCGGCAGCGCAAGAGGCTCGCCACCGTGCCTATGCACCTTATTCGGGCTACACCGTGGGGGCGTCGGTGTGCAGTGAAGATGGACGCATCTTCACCGGCGCAAACGTGGAGAACGCCAGCTATGGCTTGAGCATCTGCGCGGAGCGGGTGGCACTATTCCGTGCGGCAAATGAGGGAGCACGGCGCATCGTCGCCGTAGCAGTGGTCACGCGCGATGGTGGTACGCCGTGCGGTGCATGTCGGCAAGTGTTGTCCGAATTCGCCGATGGCGATGCTGTGGTGTGGTGCGCATCGGAGGAAACAGTAGTGGAAGAATATCATTTGTCAGACCTGCTACCGTTCGCTTTTCATCTACCATCGCAGCCATCCGGCGAGGATGAACTGATAATGGGAGGGATGTAG
- the mtlD gene encoding mannitol-1-phosphate 5-dehydrogenase: protein MERIAIQFGAGNIGRGFIAQLFHESGFEVVFVEAVPALVDEINRRKRYTIHIVGDGTQEVEITNIRAIHSEKTEQVAQEVARAEIACTAVGVNVLKQVAPSLARGIALRSQNPDAPPLNVLICENQLDADQILRSAVLEHLPAELRAYVDSHVGFVLCVVSRMVPLMTPAERRTDPLAIKVEAYKRLPVDAKAIKGDLPPIVGVEPVENFLGHVERKLFVHNAAHAILGYLGWLKGYTYVHEAMADEQIRSMLGESMQEVGEALIRKHGFSREEMQEYLTDLYHRFENAALGDTIARVARDPERKLRPDDRLVGAARLLVDNGLEPKGFCMAIAAALLYSNPEDVSAVALQKRIEQEGVSTVLEKLCKITPDMPMHQCILSAYAQLKNRLL, encoded by the coding sequence ATGGAGCGTATTGCTATACAGTTTGGCGCGGGCAATATTGGGCGCGGTTTTATCGCCCAGCTCTTCCACGAGTCGGGCTTTGAGGTGGTTTTTGTGGAAGCGGTGCCCGCGCTTGTGGACGAGATCAACCGCCGCAAGAGGTACACCATCCACATTGTGGGTGATGGGACGCAAGAGGTGGAAATCACCAACATTCGCGCGATTCACAGCGAGAAAACAGAGCAAGTGGCACAGGAAGTGGCGCGGGCAGAAATCGCCTGCACAGCGGTGGGAGTGAATGTGCTGAAACAGGTAGCCCCATCGCTGGCGCGGGGCATTGCCCTGCGAAGCCAGAACCCGGATGCGCCTCCGCTAAACGTTCTCATCTGCGAGAACCAGCTGGATGCCGACCAGATACTGCGCAGTGCGGTGCTGGAGCATCTGCCCGCTGAACTGCGCGCATATGTGGACTCTCACGTGGGGTTCGTGCTGTGCGTGGTGAGTCGTATGGTTCCATTGATGACGCCTGCGGAGAGGCGCACGGACCCTCTCGCCATCAAGGTGGAGGCGTACAAGCGGCTGCCGGTAGACGCTAAAGCGATTAAAGGTGATCTGCCGCCCATCGTGGGGGTGGAACCTGTGGAGAACTTTCTGGGACACGTCGAGCGCAAGCTTTTCGTGCATAATGCCGCGCATGCGATACTGGGTTATCTCGGCTGGTTGAAGGGGTATACCTATGTGCATGAAGCGATGGCAGATGAGCAGATACGCTCCATGCTGGGCGAGTCGATGCAGGAAGTTGGTGAAGCGTTGATACGCAAGCACGGCTTCAGTCGTGAGGAGATGCAGGAGTATCTCACCGACTTGTACCATCGCTTTGAGAACGCTGCACTGGGCGATACCATTGCACGCGTAGCGCGTGACCCCGAGCGCAAGCTGCGCCCTGATGACCGGCTGGTGGGTGCCGCAAGGCTTCTGGTAGATAACGGACTAGAGCCAAAGGGGTTCTGTATGGCTATCGCTGCTGCCCTGTTATATAGCAACCCGGAGGATGTGTCGGCGGTTGCGCTACAGAAGCGTATCGAGCAGGAGGGTGTTTCCACAGTGCTGGAAAAGCTGTGCAAGATTACCCCCGATATGCCGATGCACCAGTGTATCCTTAGCGCGTATGCTCAGCTGAAGAACCGGTTGCTATAG
- the yitW gene encoding MIP18 family protein YitW has product MALTAEQESQIRERLMTVYDPELGIDIINLGLVYGIDMDDEGNVLITMTLTSPGCPIGPLLEEMIRDRLSELPFVKETYVQLVWQPRWDPRIHCSEEAKMELGIWE; this is encoded by the coding sequence ATGGCGTTGACAGCAGAACAGGAATCGCAGATACGCGAACGACTGATGACTGTATACGACCCGGAGTTGGGCATCGATATCATCAACCTGGGACTGGTATACGGCATTGACATGGACGACGAGGGCAATGTACTGATTACGATGACGCTTACCAGCCCGGGTTGTCCCATAGGTCCATTGCTCGAGGAGATGATCCGCGACAGACTATCAGAGCTGCCATTTGTGAAGGAAACCTATGTGCAGCTGGTGTGGCAGCCTCGCTGGGACCCGCGTATCCACTGCAGCGAGGAAGCTAAAATGGAGCTGGGCATCTGGGAATAA
- the iscU gene encoding iron-sulfur cluster assembly scaffold protein, whose protein sequence is MVDDELYREIILEHYHHPRYKGALPDANLTAEGMNPLCGDELTLYLKTDGDRIVEARFEGRGCSISQASASMLTEAVRGLTLEEAKHLQERVKAMLTGAPHEPFDEDDDLSVLEGVKNYPVRIKCALLAWTTLGEILEQQEG, encoded by the coding sequence ATGGTGGACGATGAACTGTATCGCGAGATTATTCTGGAACACTACCATCATCCGCGTTATAAGGGTGCGCTGCCCGATGCCAACCTGACCGCCGAGGGGATGAATCCTCTATGCGGTGATGAACTGACGCTCTATCTGAAAACAGATGGCGACCGGATTGTGGAAGCACGCTTCGAGGGACGGGGTTGTTCTATCAGCCAGGCATCCGCCTCTATGCTGACGGAAGCGGTTCGGGGGTTAACGCTGGAAGAAGCAAAGCATCTGCAGGAGCGAGTGAAAGCCATGTTGACCGGCGCGCCACATGAGCCTTTTGACGAGGATGATGACCTGAGCGTGCTGGAAGGGGTGAAGAACTACCCTGTGCGCATCAAATGCGCCCTGCTGGCATGGACAACACTGGGGGAGATTTTGGAACAACAAGAGGGGTAA
- a CDS encoding cysteine desulfurase, with protein MMPLQTETTYDLQAIRADFPILQRRVNGHPLVYLDNAATSQKPRQVIDALLHYYEHTNANVHRGLHTLAEEATEAYESARAKVARFIGAEPQSVVFTRNTTEAINLVAYAWGLANLKAGDVIVLSEMEHHSNIVPWQLIARMTGARLHYVPFTPEGELDMDALERALQQEPKLVAITHVSNVLGTINPVEEITRKAHAVGAKVLIDGAQAVPHKPINVAQIDCDFYAFSGHKMLAPTGIGALYARRELLEEMPPFMGGGSMIRRVTHEYSTWADIPTKFEAGTPNIADGIAFGAAVDYLQHIGIETIQQHEQQLTAEALRLLEAEEDIVIYGPRDPGRRCGLVSFNFKHVHPHDVAQILDKHGIAIRAGHHCCQLIMRRLDVAATARASFYLYNTIEEVRAFWKALDDVRKVFGKYGGR; from the coding sequence ATGATGCCCTTACAAACGGAGACGACATACGACCTGCAGGCAATACGCGCCGATTTTCCTATCCTGCAGCGGCGGGTGAACGGTCATCCGCTCGTGTACCTGGACAATGCTGCCACTTCCCAGAAGCCGCGCCAGGTGATTGATGCGCTGCTACACTATTACGAGCACACCAATGCCAACGTACATCGCGGTTTGCACACACTCGCGGAAGAAGCCACCGAGGCATACGAGTCCGCTCGCGCGAAAGTTGCACGATTCATCGGAGCAGAACCGCAGAGCGTCGTCTTCACCCGCAACACTACGGAGGCAATCAACCTCGTCGCGTACGCTTGGGGGCTGGCAAATCTGAAGGCGGGTGACGTGATTGTGCTCTCCGAAATGGAGCACCACTCGAACATTGTACCATGGCAACTGATTGCCCGCATGACAGGGGCGAGGTTACACTACGTACCCTTTACTCCAGAAGGCGAATTGGATATGGACGCGCTGGAGCGGGCACTGCAACAGGAGCCGAAGCTGGTAGCCATCACACACGTTTCCAACGTGCTGGGCACGATAAACCCTGTGGAGGAGATTACCCGCAAAGCGCATGCGGTTGGCGCGAAGGTGTTAATTGACGGCGCGCAGGCAGTGCCTCACAAGCCGATAAACGTCGCTCAGATAGATTGTGATTTCTACGCCTTCTCCGGTCACAAGATGCTTGCACCCACCGGAATCGGTGCGCTATATGCCCGGCGCGAACTGCTGGAGGAAATGCCTCCCTTCATGGGCGGGGGCAGTATGATCCGCCGTGTCACGCATGAATACAGCACGTGGGCTGACATCCCCACCAAGTTCGAAGCGGGTACACCCAACATCGCCGACGGCATCGCTTTCGGCGCGGCAGTAGACTACCTGCAACACATCGGGATAGAGACCATCCAGCAACACGAACAGCAGCTTACCGCTGAGGCATTGCGCCTGCTCGAAGCCGAAGAAGATATCGTCATCTACGGTCCCCGCGACCCGGGACGACGCTGCGGGCTGGTATCGTTCAACTTCAAACACGTTCACCCACACGATGTGGCGCAGATTCTAGACAAGCACGGCATCGCCATCCGCGCAGGGCATCACTGCTGTCAGCTCATCATGCGCCGACTGGATGTGGCTGCCACCGCACGCGCCAGCTTTTACCTGTATAATACGATAGAGGAGGTTCGCGCCTTCTGGAAAGCCTTAGACGACGTGAGGAAGGTCTTCGGCAAATATGGTGGACGATGA
- a CDS encoding diguanylate cyclase gives MRVRVANISEIDIGRAKVVHAGSRRLALCRPTADELYAIDDVCTHDGGPLGEGELCGYEIECPRHGAHFDVRTGEALTLPATRPVKTYRAFVEGDEVLIELPEQ, from the coding sequence ATGCGTGTGCGCGTTGCCAACATCTCAGAGATAGACATTGGCAGAGCGAAGGTCGTACACGCGGGCAGCAGGAGGCTTGCGCTCTGTCGCCCCACAGCCGACGAGCTCTATGCAATAGATGACGTATGCACCCACGATGGCGGTCCGCTCGGCGAAGGGGAACTGTGTGGCTACGAGATAGAGTGCCCACGACACGGAGCGCATTTCGACGTGCGCACCGGCGAAGCGCTAACGCTACCTGCAACTAGGCCGGTCAAGACATATCGCGCGTTCGTGGAAGGTGATGAGGTACTTATCGAACTGCCGGAGCAGTAG
- a CDS encoding Fe-S cluster assembly protein SufD: MGNTLTTTSPTGLDLIEAIGRHLAEPEWVYAYRKEAWSRFTQTPTPSRTHEHWRRTDISHLVLEEIVPAIPAEHRPLPEWLQPMIRSGTRRVGGTLAFVDGTLVYEHLTDSLRKKGVVFTSWSQAVQQYPDHILRAIEGVDYDPADEKFTAMARAYATGGTVLIVPRGVEVTLPLQAFFAAEEAQAVFPHTLVILEEDARVTLLDGMLSPDLSERTFGSGVADLILGEGAKLTYVLFQQWGQGMEYFHHQRAVLGRDSHLTTITVALGASLSKATIESVLCSPGAVSDMLGVVFGDGNQHFDHHTVQLHTVGNTTSDLLFKVALDEQAYSAYSGLIRIEPGAQKANAYQRNENLVLSSKAHAETLPNLEIEANDVRCTHGATVAPVDMEQMFYLMSRGMAPRDAKRLIVEGFLQPVLDRIPAKSLREMVGAKVDAKIARGRF, encoded by the coding sequence ATGGGAAACACATTGACCACAACCAGTCCGACAGGGCTGGATCTGATAGAAGCCATCGGTCGGCACCTCGCAGAACCAGAGTGGGTGTATGCCTATCGTAAGGAGGCGTGGAGCCGCTTCACACAAACGCCCACGCCTTCACGCACCCATGAACACTGGCGGCGCACCGACATCAGCCATCTGGTGTTGGAAGAGATTGTGCCCGCCATACCTGCGGAGCATCGTCCGCTGCCCGAGTGGCTACAGCCGATGATTCGCTCAGGCACGCGGCGCGTCGGAGGCACGCTCGCCTTCGTGGACGGCACGTTGGTTTATGAGCACCTCACCGACAGTCTGCGCAAAAAAGGGGTCGTATTCACCAGCTGGTCGCAGGCGGTACAGCAATATCCCGACCACATCCTTCGCGCGATAGAGGGCGTGGACTACGATCCCGCAGACGAAAAGTTCACCGCTATGGCGCGAGCCTACGCCACAGGAGGCACTGTGCTCATCGTGCCGCGTGGGGTAGAAGTGACCCTGCCCCTGCAAGCCTTCTTCGCGGCAGAGGAAGCGCAGGCGGTCTTCCCCCACACGCTCGTCATTCTGGAAGAGGACGCACGAGTCACCTTGCTGGATGGGATGCTTTCTCCTGACCTGTCAGAGCGAACCTTCGGCAGTGGCGTCGCTGACCTCATTCTGGGCGAGGGCGCTAAGCTCACCTACGTGCTCTTTCAGCAGTGGGGGCAGGGCATGGAGTACTTCCACCACCAGCGCGCGGTACTGGGACGTGACTCGCATCTAACCACCATCACCGTCGCGCTGGGAGCATCGCTGAGCAAAGCCACTATCGAATCGGTGCTCTGTTCGCCCGGTGCGGTGAGTGATATGCTGGGCGTGGTGTTTGGCGACGGCAACCAGCATTTTGACCACCACACGGTGCAGCTGCACACAGTGGGTAACACCACCAGTGACCTGCTGTTCAAGGTAGCGCTGGATGAACAGGCGTACTCGGCTTACAGCGGCTTGATACGTATCGAGCCGGGCGCACAGAAGGCAAACGCCTACCAGCGCAACGAAAACCTGGTACTGAGCAGCAAGGCTCATGCCGAAACACTGCCCAATCTGGAGATCGAGGCGAACGACGTGCGTTGCACACACGGTGCCACCGTTGCGCCCGTGGATATGGAGCAGATGTTCTACCTGATGAGCCGGGGCATGGCGCCGCGCGACGCCAAACGCCTCATCGTGGAGGGTTTCCTGCAACCGGTGCTGGACCGCATCCCGGCAAAGAGCCTGCGCGAGATGGTTGGCGCCAAAGTAGATGCGAAAATTGCTCGTGGGAGGTTTTAG